One stretch of Juglans microcarpa x Juglans regia isolate MS1-56 chromosome 3D, Jm3101_v1.0, whole genome shotgun sequence DNA includes these proteins:
- the LOC121255111 gene encoding uncharacterized protein LOC121255111 yields the protein MAPRGRRPRVPPFESNTVQDDNSEVLAAAATCFFQRMVNGDLVVGRTTQVGCTLEQFSHQHPPTFDGRLNSLDAESWIERMEQIFEVLYCTDDQKVKYATYHLTDMANKWWKSTRALVQLELGEAVPISWEHFKRIFLDHFFPRTLQESRARQFIDLTQGSMTVAQYATTFMELSRFASYLIPDEEKKAEKFERGLNRRIRERVRTLRIRNFTELVTRATIAEEDIQESIDYNNQRKRQQQQQLQPASHGDKRHCQNNGQRPRQDGSPCVGSVVRGMQGNV from the coding sequence ATGGCACCCCGTGGAAGAAGACCACGCGTACCCCCGTTTGAGAGCAATACTGTACAAGATGATAATTCAGAAGTACTCGCTGCTGCAGCAACATGTTTCTTTCAAAGGATGGTCAATGGTGATCTGGTGGTAGGTAGAACCACACAAGTAGGATGCACATTAGAACAGTTCTCCCACCAGCACCCACCTACTTTCGATGGCAGATTGAATTCCTTAGATGCGGAAAGCTGGATTGAACGTATGGAGCAGATTTTCGAAGTGCTCTACTGCACGGATGATCAGAAGGTGAAATATGCCACTTACCATTTGACTGACATGGCAAACAAATGGTGGAAGTCGACTCGGGCTTTGGTTCAGTTGGAATTAGGGGAAGCAGTCCCCATTTCTTGGGAGCATTTCAAGAGAATCTTTCTGGATCACTTTTTCCCACGAACTCTTCAAGAGTCGAGAGCTCGCCAATTTATAGACCTTACTCAAGGATCAATGACGGTAGCACAGTATGCTACGACATTCATGGAGCTTTCCCGTTTTGCCAGTTACTTAATtccagatgaggaaaagaaagctgaaaagTTTGAGCGCGGTCTGAATCGCAGAATTAGGGAGCGTGTACGTACTCTCAGGATTCGGAATTTCACGGAACTAGTCACCCGTGCTACTATTGCTGAAGAAGACATTCAAGAAAGTATCGATTACAATAATCAAAGAAAGcgacagcagcagcaacaactcCAACCAGCATCACATGGGGATAAGAGGCATTGTCAAAATAATGGACAACGGCCACGACAGGATGGCTCCCCATGTGTGGGAAGTGTAGTAAGAGGCATGCAGGGAAATGTTTGA